AGAAGAGCGCACCCACGCTTCTTTCCTCGCCACCAATAAATTCCATCTCACCAACAAAAACCCACGAAACCAGCGAGGCGAGACCCGTCTCCCCCTCTCCGATTCAGCAAAATTGCCACCTGTTTCCGCGTCCGCCTCTACCGAGGTTTTAGACACCGCGGCGCTCTTCCCATTTCTCGCGTCCCGCGGGACAGGccgccgcaccaccaccacctcccgaTCCGCGCGCTTTCTCTCCCGCGCCCCGGCGGATCTGCTGTCTCCTGAAGGGCGAGGGAGCGCTGGAGGCGTCTGGGCGGCTAGGGTTGGGGCATGAGGATTAGCGAGCTGGGAGAGTGTGACGGGGTGCgggtggagggggaggaggaggaggagcagcaggcggaggaggccagcgtcggcgtcggcggcgtggtAGCGCGGCTGAGCGCGAAGCGTgcgctcgtcggcgccggcgccagggTGCTGTTCTACCCGACGCTGCTCTACAACGTGCTGCGCAACCGGTTCGAGGCGGAGTTCCGGTGGTGGGACCGAGTCGACCAGGTGGTGCCCCCTTCCCTTGGCGTCTGAATTCGGGTCGCGTGATTAGCTGTATAAGCCTTGCGATTATAGGCTTTGCTTTTGGTTTACTCGTTACTGTTAAGGTGGTTGTTGACTTATCTCTGTAGGATTTGTTCACTTgggggtgttttttttttttggaaaactgGTTGGTTTTGTTATGCCTGGATAATACAGGGACTGCTTAGCTCTGCCGCAGTAACAAGTGAATGCAAGGCTgcctttgaatttttttttaaatcttaaagtGTTTCATTACCAGTGCCGGCGAAAGATAATACCCTTCGCTTCCCCGTGAGCAGTGATTGTTAATGCGGTTGTTCCATTTAGATTTAGGCTCTGTTTTACTGCTAGCCAAGAAATTTGAGTAATTGTTTTTTCAGTGTTAATGTTGTTTCGGCCTGTTCTACGGTGAATTTTTATGTAGATTATATTATTCTATGATCTTTCGTTTGTCATCGCTGGAGGGATTTGTGGACATGGCTCTAGTTATCGTTCTTAGCTGTTACACTGCAATTTAGTACTCTTAATTGAGTCTGCGCTATGAAGATGTCATCGACTGATTTGTCCGATCTCCATCATCAGTATGTTTTGCTAGGTGCTGTTCCTTTCCCAAGTGATGTTCCACGTTTGAAGCAACTCGGAGTCCAGGGAGTAGTAACATTGAATGAGCCCTATGAGACACTGGTCCCGACATCCTTATATCAGGTAAAATTCTGTATTACTTGCTCCTAGCTAGCACATAATTTCTTTTGAGTTGTCAAGCCCGACATGCCACGCAATTTGAAGATGAAACTTGGTCTCCATTATTTAGTCCTTGTGAGATTGTTTGATGCAGTCTTGTGTTAGTAATCTCCATGTCTTATAAAGCGCAGTTTGATACATGTGATTGATCCAGAGGATTTTAGATCAGTCTATTACGCGTTTGCAACCAACAATGCAAGTCCATCCTGACTGTAACAACATCCTACTTTTGCAGGCCCATGGGATCGACCACCTTGTTATTCCCACAAGAGACTACCTATTTGCACCGGCCCTTCAGGATATTTGTCGAGCCATAGATTTTATCCACCGTAAGTTCATTCCCTTTAAGAAACATAGTCCTAAATGTGGTCAATGTTCATGGCTTCATGACTTTTGTTGAACATGGTCCTTAGTGTTGTTGCGCTTAGATATTTTTCTACCCCTGTGCTATGCTGTAGTGTGAAATATTGTTCTTCCGCATGGAAACATCGATTTAGATTACAGATTGGTGAAGTCAGATTTAGGGAAATCGAGCTAGTTGTAGCCAACTTTGATTTTGCGAAGCAAGTGATATCTGTGTGACTGTGTCCAACTAATGGATATGGAATTTGGCATGCTATCATTGGCCAGTTAGTTGTTGGTGTAGTAGATGTATGCAAATTTAAGTTGCAGCGACATGTTCTGATTCACATTCCATTTCCCACCACGGGATGACAAGGTTCTGTTAGCTGGTGCTGTATGATACCATGCACGATTATTACGTAAAATCATTAATATATCTGCTGACCAAAAAAGAGGAAATCCGCTGGTATACTCTTTCAGCACTGTCATTTATGCAGACAATTTTCATTGACCTCGAATGGATATTTTCTAATAGACAATTACTACTTTTTTCAGGCAATGCATCAGAAGGAGGCAACACTTATGTTCACTGTAAAGCTGGAAGAGGCCGTAGCACCACTATTGTTTTGTGTTATTTGGTAGGCTAAACAATAATTAAAGTAACTCAGTATTGTACATCTTTTTGCTCCATTTTGCTGATGGCAGCTTACTTATTTTGCAGATTAAATATCAGAGCATGAGTCCAGAAGCAGCATTGGATCATGTCCGTTCCATTAGGCCTAGAGTGCTTTTGGCACCATCGCAGTGGCAGGTGTggggactttttttttgtcattgcATCTTGTCCAAGTGAAAACTATTACTTAATAAACCTACAGCTGCTAATCTGCTTCATGCAAATGACATGATTGTGCAGGCTGTAAACGTTTTTAGTACCCTCACCACTGGGTGTCTTCCAATGCGGAGTGCAAACCTGGGCCATTTTCTAGAAGCCGGGGATGACTGCATCACTAACACAGAAATTGATGATTACTACTCTATGGAGCTTGATTACGAAGATAGTGGTTTACCCCTTTGTCAAGTAATGTTACCAAGGCCGACCAGTCCCACAGTATGCACTGACGCAGTGCTCATAACAGAAGCAGACCTTGAGGGATATGATACTTATGCCGGTACCAGGAAGGATGTTGTATCGGTGGAAGTAGTAGTCAGCCGTAAACCCATCATGAGAAGACTATCATGTCTGTTTGGATCTCTGAAACTTACCAGCAATTGTGAGCCAACCCCAAGCCGGTTTGCTGAGGTTCGGGCCTGCTAGGTATAAACCACCAGCGCCTTTATGCAGTTTTCAATGCTGTGAATCAAGGGTACATAATAGTAGATAATAATAGGCAATTAGCCAGTTAGGCATCGTAGAAACAGTGATGTTTCTACTTTCTCTGATCATGGCAATGCCATCGGGAAGAAAATGTGTGCATAGGGAGTTTGGAGAGTGTAGAGTTGTGAATGCGCGGATTGTCTTGTTTTTCCCTGAAAACATGGGATTCACATCATGGTTGTTTCTTTAATTGGAATAAAAAAGATGTCCATGATCCAAGTCACTGTTTGTCTGCTGCTACTTTTTTTGGGGAGACAATGTTTCCTGCTATTCGGCAATCGCCACATCATAGTCTTGGCACTAGTCAAAATCTTGCATTCTTGCGTCTGTGtctctgaattctgaactgGACAGCTTTTTCTTATGGCTGGATGCTGGATACTGCGGCTGCTTTGCTAATTGTGATTCTTATGGATAATGGAGTTATGGAGCATGTTGGTGGATAGAGAATTTGCTTAGAAGTGAGCACTCGAGGTTGGGGTGCTTATTTAGGTAAGAAGCGGCATGTAGAGACCGGGTTTTTAatccattttctaaaaaaaatttaggtaaGAAGCGGCAGACTTAACTATTGTTAAACCTCAATCTGCATGCTCCATTATCCATCTTCAATCTGCTTATTCAGGTTAAGAGGTTGGGAGTGCTTATTTAGGGAAGAAATGGCAGGATAACAATTGTGCGGCAGAACGTGTATTGTGTTTGTCATTCCTTTGcttattgttaaatattaaatattatatatttttccataCAGCTGTGGCAACTACgataattataatatacatGCAATCAATCTGCATTCCATATTGTTATAATCTACtatctttgtttcatattataaattattttaggttTGTTCTAAATCAAATCTCTCCAAATTTAgctaaatttagagaaaaatataacaatatttccatcataaagtaaatatattgtaaaaaaacatatctagTGGTGGactaaatgaaattaatttgttgttctAGAAATTAGCacgtttttatttataactcggtataactaaaaaaagatgtttaacttagaacaaacctaaaataacttatattatgaaacagatcCCTTGTAATTACTAATATGGA
This is a stretch of genomic DNA from Oryza brachyantha chromosome 1, ObraRS2, whole genome shotgun sequence. It encodes these proteins:
- the LOC102707442 gene encoding phosphatidylglycerophosphate phosphatase PTPMT2-like; this encodes MRISELGECDGVRVEGEEEEEQQAEEASVGVGGVVARLSAKRALVGAGARVLFYPTLLYNVLRNRFEAEFRWWDRVDQYVLLGAVPFPSDVPRLKQLGVQGVVTLNEPYETLVPTSLYQAHGIDHLVIPTRDYLFAPALQDICRAIDFIHRNASEGGNTYVHCKAGRGRSTTIVLCYLIKYQSMSPEAALDHVRSIRPRVLLAPSQWQAVNVFSTLTTGCLPMRSANLGHFLEAGDDCITNTEIDDYYSMELDYEDSGLPLCQVMLPRPTSPTVCTDAVLITEADLEGYDTYAGTRKDVVSVEVVVSRKPIMRRLSCLFGSLKLTSNCEPTPSRFAEVRAC